From the genome of Hydrogenophilus thermoluteolus, one region includes:
- a CDS encoding NAD(P)(+) transhydrogenase (Re/Si-specific) subunit beta, whose translation MIYFLATFAFIMGLRAMSAPATAVQGMRIAGVAMVVAVGATFFTPGLHNLGWMVAAIAVGGGLAWIWARRVAMTEMPQMVAIYNGLGGGAAAAIAAVELLGAQTGLPTSVGVLAILGAVIGAVAFSGSLVAWAKLDGRVRKVWRLKRGHNDVVLLLAILTLGIGLTLGVSGAPSAGGLLLFFVLALALGALVTLPIGGADMPVVISLLNAFTGLAVGFEGYVLANPMLIVAGIVVGASGTLLTLLMAKAMNRPIRNVLFAPITGEAAEHEPGSVTGRLKTYAPTDAAAALRYAQQVVIVPGYGMAVAGAQHKVWEMAQLLEEAGVTVKFAIHPVAGRMPGHMNVLLAEAGVPYEKIFDLDEINGEFPQTDVVLVIGANDVVNPAARTNPSSPIYGMPILDVDRAREVIVIKRGQGRGYSGIENELFYRDHCHLVYGNAHEVVADIIAELKTMG comes from the coding sequence ATGATCTATTTCCTGGCGACGTTCGCGTTCATCATGGGGTTGCGGGCGATGAGCGCCCCCGCGACAGCGGTGCAGGGGATGCGCATCGCTGGGGTGGCGATGGTGGTCGCGGTGGGGGCAACCTTTTTCACCCCGGGGTTGCATAACCTGGGTTGGATGGTCGCAGCGATCGCTGTCGGGGGTGGTTTGGCTTGGATCTGGGCGCGTCGGGTGGCGATGACCGAAATGCCCCAGATGGTGGCGATCTATAATGGCCTGGGCGGGGGCGCTGCTGCGGCGATCGCGGCGGTGGAATTGCTCGGTGCTCAGACTGGTCTCCCGACTTCGGTGGGCGTTCTCGCTATTCTGGGCGCGGTGATCGGCGCAGTCGCGTTTTCCGGCAGCCTCGTTGCGTGGGCGAAACTCGACGGCCGCGTCCGCAAGGTGTGGCGGCTCAAACGTGGCCACAACGACGTCGTGCTGCTCTTGGCGATCCTGACTCTGGGGATCGGTTTGACTTTGGGGGTCAGTGGTGCGCCCAGCGCTGGCGGATTGCTGCTCTTCTTCGTGCTGGCGCTCGCGCTCGGTGCGCTTGTGACATTGCCGATCGGTGGCGCCGATATGCCAGTGGTGATCTCGTTGCTCAACGCCTTTACCGGGCTGGCGGTCGGCTTCGAAGGGTACGTGCTCGCGAACCCGATGTTGATCGTTGCCGGCATCGTCGTCGGGGCGTCGGGAACCCTCTTGACGCTCTTGATGGCCAAAGCGATGAATCGCCCAATCCGCAACGTCCTCTTTGCCCCGATCACCGGCGAAGCTGCGGAGCACGAGCCTGGTAGCGTCACGGGACGGTTGAAGACGTACGCCCCCACCGACGCCGCTGCGGCGCTCCGTTACGCGCAACAGGTGGTGATCGTGCCGGGTTACGGTATGGCGGTTGCCGGTGCGCAACACAAAGTCTGGGAGATGGCACAACTTCTCGAAGAAGCGGGGGTTACGGTGAAGTTTGCGATCCACCCGGTTGCCGGCCGCATGCCGGGCCATATGAATGTATTGCTTGCCGAAGCCGGGGTGCCCTACGAAAAGATTTTCGATTTGGACGAGATCAACGGGGAGTTTCCGCAAACCGACGTCGTGCTCGTGATCGGCGCCAACGACGTCGTGAATCCAGCCGCGCGCACCAACCCGTCGAGTCCGATCTACGGGATGCCGATCCTCGATGTCGATCGGGCGCGCGAAGTGATCGTGATCAAACGCGGACAGGGACGGGGGTATTCCGGAATCGAAAACGAACTCTTCTACCGTGACCATTGCCATTTGGTCTATGGCAACGCGCACGAGGTGGTTGCCGATATCATCGCGGAGTTGAAAACGATGGGATGA
- a CDS encoding NAD(P) transhydrogenase subunit alpha, translating into MVWTLGIATAPVPEERRLALTPELVAKYEQLGASIVLAKGAGLRAHWPDAAFEGVTWVDSPQAVFARADVVACVMPPTLDEIAAMRPGSVLVGALRPWASAQQIDALCAQRVTAFALELLPRITRAQPMDILSSQATVAGYEAALIAADHAPKFFPMLTFAAGTIRPAKVFVIGCGVAGLQAIATARRLGAMVEAYDVRPETREQVASLGAKFVDTGVVAVGAGGYARELTEAEQAQQTAVLSKAVAAADVVITTASVPGRPAPKIVTQEMLAAMRPGAVVVDLAAEQGGNVEGTVLGEKRWIGDVLVIGPAFIQSRMPVHASEMFAKNVWHFLAPHVQDGALAWQWEDEIVTATCITRDGALVNERVREWLGG; encoded by the coding sequence ATGGTATGGACGCTGGGCATCGCCACCGCGCCCGTTCCCGAAGAACGGCGACTGGCGCTCACCCCGGAGCTGGTCGCGAAGTATGAGCAGTTGGGCGCCAGCATTGTGCTCGCGAAAGGGGCGGGGCTTCGCGCCCACTGGCCCGATGCGGCCTTTGAAGGTGTCACGTGGGTCGATTCTCCACAGGCGGTTTTCGCTCGCGCCGATGTCGTGGCGTGCGTGATGCCGCCGACACTCGACGAAATCGCAGCGATGCGTCCCGGTTCGGTGTTGGTGGGGGCGTTACGGCCTTGGGCGTCAGCGCAGCAGATCGACGCGCTCTGTGCGCAGCGGGTCACCGCATTCGCGCTCGAATTGCTGCCGCGGATCACCCGTGCGCAGCCAATGGATATCCTGTCGTCGCAAGCTACTGTTGCGGGTTACGAGGCTGCGTTGATCGCGGCCGACCATGCGCCGAAATTCTTTCCGATGCTGACCTTTGCGGCTGGGACGATCCGTCCCGCGAAGGTCTTCGTGATCGGTTGCGGTGTTGCGGGGTTGCAAGCGATCGCTACGGCCCGCCGCTTGGGGGCGATGGTCGAAGCGTACGATGTCCGTCCCGAAACGCGAGAACAGGTTGCGTCACTCGGCGCGAAATTCGTCGATACCGGAGTCGTCGCGGTGGGTGCAGGCGGTTATGCGCGCGAACTCACTGAAGCGGAGCAGGCGCAACAGACCGCGGTGCTCAGCAAAGCGGTTGCCGCTGCCGACGTGGTGATCACCACGGCTTCGGTTCCGGGGCGTCCCGCGCCCAAAATCGTCACGCAGGAGATGCTGGCAGCGATGCGACCGGGTGCGGTCGTCGTTGACCTCGCCGCTGAACAAGGCGGAAACGTCGAAGGGACGGTGTTGGGAGAAAAACGGTGGATCGGTGACGTGCTGGTGATTGGACCGGCCTTCATCCAGAGCCGCATGCCGGTGCACGCCTCCGAAATGTTCGCCAAAAACGTCTGGCATTTTCTTGCCCCGCACGTTCAGGATGGTGCGCTCGCGTGGCAGTGGGAAGACGAGATCGTGACTGCGACGTGTATCACCCGCGATGGCGCGCTCGTCAATGAGCGCGTCCGGGAATGGTTGGGGGGGTAG
- a CDS encoding aldo/keto reductase, translated as MEYRQLGNSDLTVSAICLGTMTFGEQNDEKEAHAQLDWALAHGINFIDTAEMYPVPPRAETYGETERIIGNWLKRQDRSKVVLATKAAGPARSLNWIRGGPKAFDEANLQAAIDGSLKRLQTDYIDLYQLHWPERNQPMFGEWRFDPKKERPFTPLMKQLEALAKLVEAGKVRYVGVSNEHPWGVMTFVQLAQQFGLPRIVSIQNAFSLLNRTFEGGLAEVCWRESVSLLAYSPLAFGHLTGKYLKDPNASGRLTRFPNFGQRYTKPNVRPAVEAYAALAEAWGMSPATLALSWCYHHPLVTSTIIGATSLAQLEANVRAWETKLTDEQLSAIDAVHLRYTNPAP; from the coding sequence ATGGAATACCGCCAGTTGGGCAACAGCGACCTCACCGTTTCGGCCATTTGTCTCGGGACGATGACCTTTGGCGAGCAAAACGACGAAAAAGAAGCGCACGCGCAGCTCGATTGGGCGCTCGCGCACGGGATCAACTTCATCGATACCGCGGAGATGTACCCCGTGCCGCCGCGGGCTGAAACGTACGGAGAGACGGAGCGAATCATCGGCAACTGGTTGAAACGGCAAGATCGCAGCAAAGTGGTGCTCGCGACCAAAGCCGCCGGGCCTGCGCGAAGCCTCAACTGGATTCGCGGAGGTCCCAAGGCGTTCGACGAAGCGAATCTTCAGGCGGCGATCGACGGTAGTCTCAAACGGTTGCAAACCGACTATATCGATCTCTACCAGTTGCATTGGCCCGAACGCAACCAACCGATGTTTGGCGAATGGCGGTTCGACCCGAAGAAGGAGCGGCCTTTCACGCCGCTCATGAAGCAACTGGAAGCGCTCGCCAAATTGGTCGAAGCCGGAAAGGTGCGCTATGTCGGCGTTTCGAACGAGCACCCGTGGGGGGTGATGACGTTCGTTCAGCTGGCACAACAGTTCGGGTTGCCGCGGATCGTCTCGATCCAAAATGCGTTCAGCCTGCTCAACCGCACCTTCGAAGGGGGCTTAGCGGAGGTGTGTTGGCGCGAATCGGTGTCGCTGCTTGCCTATTCGCCGCTCGCTTTTGGCCACCTCACTGGGAAGTACCTCAAAGATCCCAATGCGTCCGGGCGGCTGACCCGTTTCCCCAATTTTGGACAACGATATACCAAACCCAACGTCCGCCCGGCGGTGGAAGCGTACGCTGCGCTTGCCGAAGCGTGGGGGATGAGCCCGGCAACGCTTGCGCTCAGTTGGTGTTACCACCATCCGCTCGTCACCAGCACGATCATCGGCGCCACGTCGCTTGCGCAACTGGAAGCGAACGTCCGCGCTTGGGAGA
- a CDS encoding NAD(P) transhydrogenase subunit alpha: MDGISALFIFMLAAVAGYEIIARVPVILHTPLMSGSNFVHGIVLVGAMVVLGHAEGALETAIGVLAVALGAANAVGGYVVTDRMLAMFQKKGDKQ, from the coding sequence ATGGATGGCATCTCTGCGCTCTTTATTTTCATGCTGGCAGCCGTCGCTGGGTACGAAATCATTGCCCGCGTGCCGGTGATCCTCCACACGCCGTTGATGTCCGGTTCGAACTTCGTCCACGGCATCGTCCTCGTCGGAGCGATGGTGGTGTTGGGCCACGCCGAAGGGGCGCTCGAGACCGCGATCGGCGTACTCGCGGTAGCGCTGGGTGCGGCGAACGCCGTCGGGGGGTATGTCGTGACCGATCGCATGCTTGCGATGTTCCAGAAAAAGGGGGACAAGCAGTGA
- a CDS encoding sensor domain-containing phosphodiesterase, producing MSFLDLSPMVSLPETNEPFRPDFSEGVEIGVYLALLELIDEGLLIVSDERILEVNSAACRWLERNYRELIQAPLESLFPSPQAFLHARARWFIQNETKGSITLALPHGRKKVFRFTAAARIRPGMHAILIAPDLLHEQYRSTSLAETFWIQLAAASTEPIWVLDETERLVAVNAAARARWPAWQPLLHQPITEAVTVHWPEADEPPVALIEGIGRYPLRARILNGPNPGWRVLLFTPHRHPPRRYATDTVSASSKSAPGSHSITEQLAAATPEDFTLWLSPCVDVATGMLVGAEGVLRWHAPHRGSVDAETVAPLLLDPTANRAWLTAWLTHATRWARRWQTPLALNLDARQLRHRETLTQIKTAWRTASLPWSLLMLEIDETAFSALDTHQCAQLLEMGEKGVRIVVDHVGQGTSNFGLLAHLPVHAIKLAATWVTQIGRDERVEKLLDGLLQFGNAMGFTVIAEGVATAAQRDFLAALGCRFQQGPIFGPWQESTQPLTLKQTASPQASHRL from the coding sequence GTGTCGTTCCTGGACCTTTCCCCGATGGTGTCGCTGCCCGAAACGAACGAACCGTTCCGCCCCGATTTTTCCGAAGGGGTCGAAATCGGCGTCTATTTGGCGCTCCTGGAACTCATCGACGAAGGTTTGTTGATCGTCAGCGATGAGCGTATCTTGGAAGTCAACAGCGCCGCGTGCCGGTGGCTCGAACGCAATTACCGTGAATTGATCCAAGCGCCTCTGGAATCCCTGTTTCCCTCCCCCCAAGCTTTTTTGCACGCCCGGGCACGTTGGTTCATTCAAAATGAAACCAAAGGAAGCATCACGTTGGCGTTGCCGCACGGACGCAAAAAGGTATTTCGCTTCACCGCAGCGGCACGCATCCGTCCGGGGATGCACGCGATCCTCATCGCACCGGACTTGCTTCACGAACAGTACCGCAGTACGTCGCTTGCCGAAACGTTTTGGATCCAACTCGCCGCTGCGAGCACTGAACCGATCTGGGTCCTCGACGAAACTGAGCGGCTGGTCGCGGTCAATGCCGCGGCACGCGCGCGCTGGCCGGCATGGCAGCCTCTGTTGCACCAACCGATCACCGAAGCGGTGACGGTGCATTGGCCGGAAGCAGACGAACCGCCGGTGGCCCTGATCGAAGGCATCGGACGCTACCCGTTGCGGGCGCGTATCCTGAACGGTCCCAACCCGGGTTGGCGTGTGTTGTTGTTTACCCCACACCGACATCCTCCGCGACGGTATGCAACCGATACCGTTTCCGCGTCCTCGAAAAGCGCGCCAGGATCGCATTCGATTACGGAGCAATTGGCGGCTGCGACCCCCGAGGACTTCACCCTGTGGCTTTCCCCGTGCGTCGATGTCGCTACCGGCATGCTCGTTGGCGCCGAAGGGGTCTTACGATGGCACGCTCCGCATCGCGGTTCGGTCGATGCGGAAACCGTCGCACCGCTCCTGCTCGATCCTACCGCGAACCGAGCCTGGCTGACCGCATGGCTCACGCATGCAACCCGCTGGGCGCGCCGATGGCAGACGCCGCTTGCGCTCAACCTCGACGCGCGGCAATTGCGGCATCGCGAAACCCTCACGCAGATCAAAACCGCATGGCGGACCGCGTCGCTCCCTTGGTCGCTGCTCATGTTGGAAATCGACGAAACCGCATTTTCTGCGCTCGATACGCATCAGTGTGCGCAGCTACTCGAAATGGGGGAAAAGGGGGTTCGGATCGTCGTCGATCACGTTGGACAAGGCACCAGCAACTTTGGTCTGCTCGCTCACCTTCCCGTTCATGCGATAAAGCTCGCCGCGACGTGGGTCACTCAGATTGGCCGCGACGAACGGGTAGAAAAACTGCTCGACGGCTTACTGCAATTCGGCAACGCGATGGGCTTTACGGTGATCGCCGAAGGCGTTGCGACCGCTGCGCAACGCGATTTCCTGGCCGCGCTCGGCTGCCGTTTCCAACAAGGTCCGATATTCGGTCCTTGGCAAGAGAGCACACAGCCACTGACCCTCAAGCAAACCGCGAGCCCGCAAGCATCCCATCGGCTGTGA
- a CDS encoding DEAD/DEAH box helicase: MRFADLGLRPELLRAVEELGYEEPTPIQAKAIPVLLAGRDLLGAAQTGTGKTASFTLPILERRAPFANRSPSPARHPTRALILAPTRELVLQVAEAVAQYGKYLPLRSTAIFGGVDFKAQVEALRQGVEIVIATPGRLLDHLEQKTVRLNQVAFLVFDEADRMLDMGFLPDIRRIVEHLPATRQTALFSATFSPAIRKLAEQWLHDPVTVEVARRNTVSETIEHKVFWVAQEQKRHALLQLLHDREGQVLVFVDTKVACGRLTAFLQRNKVNAQAIHGDKSQQQRLETLEAFRDGKLRVLVATDVAARGLDIEGLPFVVNFALPPNPEDYIHRVGRTGRAGHTGIAISLVDPSEEERLEAIEKLLKQKIPGEKWESPAAPARPEKRERVRDRRSPKAQMAVESDAMPTVVRDEIPATWRGAQQRTDAGDPTQPFDWQTMEALWGGRRRDPVPVLLGGSGRRESAEA; the protein is encoded by the coding sequence ATGCGTTTTGCTGACTTGGGGCTGAGACCCGAACTGCTGCGCGCAGTTGAAGAATTGGGCTACGAAGAACCCACGCCAATCCAAGCGAAAGCGATCCCGGTGTTGCTCGCGGGGCGCGACTTGCTGGGCGCCGCCCAAACGGGAACGGGCAAAACAGCAAGCTTCACACTGCCCATTTTGGAGCGCCGTGCACCCTTCGCCAATCGCTCACCCAGCCCGGCGCGCCACCCGACCCGCGCGCTCATACTGGCGCCCACGCGAGAGCTGGTCCTTCAGGTTGCCGAAGCGGTTGCCCAGTACGGAAAATACCTGCCGCTCAGAAGCACCGCGATTTTCGGAGGCGTCGACTTCAAGGCGCAAGTCGAAGCGCTGCGCCAAGGGGTGGAGATCGTGATCGCCACGCCGGGACGACTCCTCGACCATCTGGAACAGAAAACGGTTCGCCTCAATCAGGTGGCGTTCCTGGTGTTCGACGAAGCAGACCGCATGCTCGACATGGGATTTCTCCCCGATATTCGCCGCATCGTCGAGCATCTGCCCGCAACCCGCCAAACAGCCCTTTTTTCTGCCACCTTTTCACCCGCGATCCGCAAATTGGCGGAACAGTGGCTCCACGACCCCGTTACCGTCGAGGTCGCCCGCCGCAATACGGTGAGCGAAACCATCGAACACAAGGTCTTCTGGGTCGCCCAAGAGCAAAAACGCCACGCGCTCCTGCAGCTGTTGCACGACCGGGAGGGCCAAGTACTGGTTTTCGTCGACACCAAAGTGGCGTGCGGCAGACTCACGGCATTCTTACAGCGCAACAAAGTCAACGCCCAAGCGATCCACGGCGACAAGAGCCAGCAGCAACGTCTGGAAACCCTCGAAGCGTTTCGTGACGGCAAATTGCGCGTCTTGGTCGCGACCGATGTCGCCGCGCGCGGGCTCGACATCGAAGGGCTGCCGTTCGTCGTCAATTTTGCGCTTCCGCCCAATCCAGAAGATTACATCCACCGGGTTGGCCGAACCGGCCGTGCTGGTCACACGGGAATCGCGATCTCGCTGGTCGACCCCAGCGAAGAGGAGCGATTGGAAGCGATCGAAAAGCTTCTGAAACAGAAAATCCCAGGAGAGAAATGGGAGTCCCCTGCAGCCCCGGCGCGTCCCGAAAAACGGGAACGGGTGCGAGACCGCCGTTCCCCGAAGGCCCAAATGGCGGTGGAAAGCGACGCGATGCCAACGGTGGTCCGCGACGAAATTCCAGCAACGTGGCGAGGGGCTCAACAACGAACGGATGCAGGAGACCCTACGCAACCTTTCGACTGGCAGACGATGGAAGCGCTCTGGGGGGGACGCCGCCGCGACCCCGTCCCGGTTTTGCTCGGGGGCTCTGGTCGCCGTGAGTCGGCCGAAGCTTGA